One window from the genome of Gemmatimonadaceae bacterium encodes:
- a CDS encoding serine hydrolase domain-containing protein encodes MLRSFRPLARSAWIAAAFVTLVSARGEAQGIDRLPADLSARVRATVADVIGRTQVPSAEVGIVQNGRIVYVAAFGHARLSPPLPASPDMHYAIGSISKQFTTAAVLLLAQEGRLTLDDPVAKYFPELTRASDVTIRNLLSHTSGYEDYAPQDYTIPAWTKPTTAEAIVHEWATKPLDFAPGTQYQYSNTNFNIIGLIVEKASGQPFWSFLKSRVLDPLGLTHTIDLDTQRDQLEPTGYFRHALGPLRPALMEAPGWYFADGEMAMPVGDLLQWDISLMNQSLLAPASYAAMETRTRLKNGQEIAYGLGLSVGVLDGHRMVTHGGEVGGFVASNTVFPDDKTAVAVLTNQEASPAAGAIGRAISALLLGPAPASDETAKAEALARQVLAGLQKGTIDRALFTANANFYFDSTAIDDYASSLSPLGAIKTLRQTSMSLRGGMTYRAFAVEFAGGAKVMISTYTTGDGKFEQFLVEPAG; translated from the coding sequence ATGCTTCGTTCGTTCAGACCACTCGCGCGTTCCGCGTGGATCGCCGCCGCGTTCGTCACACTCGTTTCGGCGCGCGGCGAGGCGCAGGGCATCGACAGGCTGCCCGCCGATCTCTCGGCCAGAGTCCGGGCCACCGTCGCCGATGTGATCGGCAGGACCCAGGTGCCGAGCGCCGAGGTGGGGATCGTGCAGAACGGGCGAATCGTGTACGTGGCCGCGTTCGGCCACGCCCGGTTGTCGCCCCCGCTGCCCGCTTCACCCGACATGCACTACGCCATCGGATCGATCAGCAAGCAGTTCACGACGGCCGCCGTGCTGCTGCTTGCCCAGGAGGGCAGGCTGACGCTGGACGATCCCGTCGCGAAGTACTTTCCGGAGCTGACCCGCGCCAGCGACGTGACCATACGCAATCTGTTATCGCATACGTCGGGTTACGAGGATTACGCCCCGCAGGACTACACCATTCCGGCGTGGACGAAGCCGACGACGGCCGAAGCCATTGTGCACGAATGGGCCACCAAGCCGCTCGACTTCGCGCCCGGCACGCAGTACCAGTACAGCAATACGAATTTCAATATCATCGGGCTGATCGTCGAGAAGGCGAGCGGCCAGCCGTTCTGGAGCTTCCTCAAGTCACGGGTGCTCGATCCGCTGGGGTTGACCCATACGATCGATCTCGATACGCAGCGCGATCAGCTCGAGCCAACCGGGTACTTCCGCCACGCGCTCGGTCCACTCCGGCCGGCCCTGATGGAAGCGCCGGGCTGGTATTTCGCCGACGGGGAGATGGCGATGCCGGTGGGCGACCTCCTGCAGTGGGACATCTCGTTGATGAACCAATCGCTGCTGGCGCCTGCCTCGTATGCTGCCATGGAGACCCGCACCAGACTGAAGAATGGTCAGGAGATCGCGTATGGGCTCGGTCTGAGCGTCGGGGTCCTCGACGGGCACCGCATGGTGACGCACGGCGGTGAGGTGGGCGGCTTCGTGGCGTCGAACACCGTGTTTCCCGACGACAAGACCGCGGTGGCCGTGCTGACCAATCAGGAGGCGAGCCCCGCCGCCGGCGCGATCGGCCGCGCGATCTCGGCGCTGCTGCTCGGCCCGGCGCCGGCGTCCGACGAGACCGCGAAGGCCGAAGCCCTGGCCCGCCAGGTGCTTGCCGGGCTGCAGAAGGGTACGATCGACCGCGCGCTGTTCACGGCCAACGCCAACTTCTATTTCGACAGCACCGCGATCGACGACTACGCCTCGAGCCTGTCGCCATTGGGCGCGATCAAGACGCTGCGGCAGACGTCGATGTCGCTCCGTGGCGGGATGACGTATCGCGCGTTCGCGGTGGAGTTCGCCGGCGGCGCCAAGGTCATGATCTCGACCTACACGACGGGCGACGGGAAGTTCGAGCAGTTCCTGGTGGAACCGGCGGGGTGA